A single genomic interval of Lewinellaceae bacterium harbors:
- a CDS encoding DUF1080 domain-containing protein — MKNGLCFFFCLFLFSGAFAQTGVGVKPPVKADILFDGTREALDGNWIYWEGPRLGESLPIKWQIVQDPVDAGTVMSSNDPAAAGGKYGAADIVTKKEYRDFRLHVEFIINNPGGNSGVYLQNRYEIQILDGDSTAHGMAAVINEEASPYTPYNGVGKWNSYDIQFRAARFKDGLRSEPAMVTMYFNGVKVHDNTPIQQVWGGPNSGMDGGNNGGKGITDRPGGLKLQAEGHDVRYRNIWIVPLNLDNQDTRF, encoded by the coding sequence ATGAAAAATGGACTTTGCTTCTTCTTTTGCCTCTTCCTGTTTTCAGGCGCTTTTGCTCAAACCGGTGTTGGCGTTAAACCGCCGGTAAAAGCCGATATCCTGTTTGATGGTACGCGCGAAGCTCTCGATGGCAACTGGATCTATTGGGAGGGGCCCAGACTGGGAGAATCATTGCCCATCAAGTGGCAGATCGTTCAGGATCCGGTCGATGCCGGAACCGTGATGAGCAGCAACGATCCTGCTGCTGCAGGCGGTAAATACGGCGCGGCCGATATTGTGACGAAAAAAGAGTACCGGGATTTTCGGTTGCACGTAGAATTTATCATCAACAATCCGGGCGGTAACAGCGGCGTCTATCTCCAGAACCGGTATGAGATCCAGATCCTGGATGGAGATTCCACTGCACACGGGATGGCTGCCGTTATCAACGAAGAAGCTTCACCCTACACTCCTTATAACGGTGTAGGTAAATGGAATTCCTACGATATTCAGTTCAGGGCAGCACGCTTTAAAGATGGCCTCCGTAGTGAGCCAGCCATGGTCACCATGTACTTCAATGGGGTCAAAGTCCATGATAATACTCCAATCCAACAAGTATGGGGCGGGCCTAACTCCGGGATGGATGGAGGTAACAATGGTGGCAAAGGCATCACCGACCGTCCGGGAGGCCTGAAATTGCAGGCTGAAGGCCATGATGTCCGCTATCGGAATATCTGGATCGTCCCACTCAATCTGGATAACCAGGACACCAGGTTCTAG
- a CDS encoding acetate uptake transporter, protein MDAIQFRQLQKSLANPAPLGLLGLGITTILLNLNNTRLFSLDSMIIAMGLILGAYAQFIAGLLSWIRGNVFGFTAFIAYSLFWTTLAGLLIFLKVNIAGIPEYSELGYYLFGWSIFSIFMFVGSMKLHRGYMAVFGSLTLLFILLAIGNWTESISLISVAGYIGMLAGALSCYTGFGIWLNEVYGRTILPLGEDQTGH, encoded by the coding sequence ATGGATGCAATTCAATTTCGTCAACTGCAAAAATCACTGGCTAATCCTGCACCGCTGGGACTGCTGGGGCTGGGAATAACAACCATTTTGTTGAACCTGAACAACACCAGGCTCTTTTCGCTGGATTCGATGATCATTGCGATGGGACTTATCCTGGGTGCCTATGCACAGTTCATCGCAGGTTTGCTTTCCTGGATCCGGGGAAACGTATTTGGATTCACCGCCTTCATTGCCTATTCATTATTCTGGACCACGCTGGCTGGCCTGCTTATCTTTCTTAAAGTCAATATCGCCGGTATTCCGGAGTATTCCGAACTGGGGTATTACCTGTTTGGCTGGAGTATTTTTTCCATTTTCATGTTTGTCGGCTCCATGAAGCTGCACCGTGGCTATATGGCAGTTTTTGGCTCTTTGACTTTGCTCTTCATTTTGTTGGCCATAGGCAACTGGACCGAATCCATCAGCCTGATCTCGGTGGCAGGATACATAGGAATGCTGGCGGGAGCGCTGTCGTGTTATACCGGTTTCGGAATTTGGCTGAATGAAGTTTATGGCCGGACCATCCTGCCCCTCGGCGAAGATCAGACGGGTCACTAG
- a CDS encoding SRPBCC family protein, translating to MIECTNSIEIRRPLSTVAFYAANPDRATSWYQNIQRVTWLTARPLQIGTQVEFEARFLGRQMRYTYSIIHYEPKKELIMEAVTGPFPMRTTYLWQAVSPEVTRMTLINAGGNFRFFKRWMAAAMNRANQKDLKK from the coding sequence ATGATAGAGTGTACCAATTCCATTGAGATACGACGTCCCCTTTCGACGGTCGCCTTTTATGCTGCCAATCCGGACCGGGCCACCTCCTGGTATCAGAACATCCAACGTGTCACCTGGCTCACTGCCCGGCCCCTGCAAATAGGGACCCAGGTTGAATTTGAAGCCCGCTTTCTTGGTCGTCAGATGCGGTATACGTATTCGATCATCCACTATGAACCGAAGAAAGAGCTGATCATGGAAGCTGTCACGGGTCCATTCCCGATGCGAACGACCTACTTATGGCAGGCCGTATCACCCGAAGTCACCCGGATGACACTGATCAATGCCGGCGGAAACTTCAGATTTTTCAAACGATGGATGGCCGCCGCCATGAACCGGGCCAACCAAAAGGATCTGAAAAAATAA
- a CDS encoding RNA polymerase sigma factor: MMTTERRNITSVVREYSTRLYRFIRGRVSSDEDAEDVLQDVWFQLSNLGNLDELESASAWLYRVARNRVTDLYRKRKTDSLDGLALTDDPEIAPVTDLLLMDDHDPEIQFFQEMFWEELFLALEELPENQREVFILNELEGKTLQEIADMRGEKLKTIISRKGYAINHLRKKLFNLYQELNL; this comes from the coding sequence ATGATGACCACCGAACGCAGAAATATCACATCCGTCGTCAGGGAATACAGTACCCGACTTTACCGGTTTATACGCGGCCGGGTCTCATCGGATGAAGATGCCGAGGATGTGTTACAGGATGTGTGGTTCCAGCTGAGCAATCTGGGTAACCTGGACGAATTGGAAAGTGCCAGTGCCTGGTTGTACCGGGTAGCCAGAAACCGGGTTACCGATCTCTACCGCAAACGCAAGACAGATTCCCTGGATGGTCTGGCATTGACTGATGACCCGGAAATAGCTCCTGTTACAGACCTGCTCCTGATGGATGACCACGACCCTGAGATCCAGTTCTTCCAGGAAATGTTTTGGGAAGAATTATTCCTGGCACTGGAAGAATTACCTGAAAATCAGCGGGAGGTCTTTATCCTCAATGAGCTGGAAGGAAAAACACTTCAGGAAATTGCGGACATGCGGGGTGAAAAACTGAAGACGATCATCAGTCGCAAAGGGTATGCCATCAATCATTTACGAAAAAAACTATTTAATCTCTACCAGGAGTTAAATTTATAA
- a CDS encoding Hsp20/alpha crystallin family protein: protein MHRHAHHWHGQCGPSSGFQKHGWQGRHQRRPKYNVPINVIETDEAFEVNVFAPGFDKSQITLSVADDILYILGSKPLAEGEEPDFILQEFPIKSFERRLALNGKVDTAGISAKQENQVLIIQLPKSAEAKREEIKIDVI from the coding sequence ATGCATCGACACGCACATCACTGGCATGGCCAGTGCGGACCATCCTCTGGATTCCAAAAACATGGCTGGCAAGGCCGGCACCAACGGAGACCGAAATACAACGTCCCCATCAACGTCATCGAAACCGATGAAGCGTTTGAAGTGAACGTATTTGCTCCGGGATTTGATAAATCTCAGATTACCCTCAGTGTAGCGGATGACATTCTCTACATTCTGGGAAGCAAACCACTTGCCGAGGGTGAAGAGCCGGATTTCATTCTCCAGGAATTTCCGATCAAATCATTTGAACGCCGCCTGGCACTCAACGGCAAGGTGGATACGGCTGGAATATCTGCCAAACAGGAAAATCAGGTATTGATCATCCAATTGCCCAAATCCGCCGAAGCGAAACGGGAGGAGATCAAAATTGACGTTATTTAG
- a CDS encoding SDR family oxidoreductase — translation METNKKQNVPLSEDVIGECIRILKHLSGHYHEVDALPEEMRIELLKAAGMLSRPDRHEYRLRDKQVKKSRKNTIRKNERQKSALTGIRQARTSAVFVAPALTGGESEPTNTYENPRDCYICRAKYTEVHHFYDALCPDCASLNYAKRHQTCDLSGQVAVITGARVKIGFQAALILLRAGATVVVTTRFPLDASARFAAQPDFDGWSTRLHIYGLDLRHTPSVDLFAAYLSEQLSRLDILINNAAQTVRRPPGFYAHLMEGESVRWEDLSPSRQSLLKQYHQLVSTIAPTSETQAPAAVSWGSSAPVGIGIHASAQLSQMPYRFDRSLDTEQVFPTGELDADLQQVDLRKTNSWRLKLGEIEPLEMLEVQLINAVAPFVLNNRLVPLMKKDYTGQKHIVNVTAMEGKFYRFTKEERHPHTNMAKAALNMLTHTSAGDLAKQGIYMNAVDTGWVTDEDPVELAQRKIKDHDFQPPLDIVDGAARICDPFIDGINTGQHWSGKFLKDYFPIDW, via the coding sequence ATGGAGACCAACAAAAAACAAAATGTGCCGCTTTCCGAAGACGTTATCGGCGAATGCATCCGGATCCTAAAACACCTTTCCGGTCATTATCATGAAGTGGATGCCCTACCGGAAGAAATGCGGATTGAATTACTGAAGGCAGCCGGGATGCTGTCGCGCCCCGATCGCCACGAGTACCGTCTCAGGGACAAACAGGTGAAAAAATCCCGCAAAAACACCATCCGCAAAAACGAAAGGCAAAAAAGTGCGTTGACCGGGATACGGCAAGCCCGCACCTCCGCCGTCTTTGTCGCACCTGCCCTCACCGGGGGTGAATCAGAACCAACAAATACGTACGAAAATCCACGTGATTGTTACATCTGCCGGGCCAAATACACCGAGGTTCACCATTTTTACGATGCCCTTTGCCCTGACTGTGCATCTCTTAATTATGCCAAACGTCATCAGACCTGTGATCTTTCCGGCCAGGTAGCAGTCATCACCGGAGCCCGCGTCAAGATAGGCTTTCAAGCTGCGTTGATCTTGTTGCGTGCCGGAGCTACCGTGGTTGTTACAACCCGATTTCCCCTGGATGCCTCTGCACGCTTTGCCGCCCAGCCGGACTTTGACGGCTGGTCCACACGACTCCACATCTATGGCCTGGACCTGCGTCACACCCCGAGTGTGGATCTATTTGCCGCCTACCTTTCCGAACAGCTTTCCCGTCTGGATATCCTGATCAACAACGCAGCGCAGACCGTACGTCGCCCTCCCGGGTTTTACGCCCATCTGATGGAAGGAGAATCGGTCCGCTGGGAAGATTTAAGCCCTTCGCGCCAGTCGCTGCTAAAACAATACCATCAGCTCGTAAGTACGATTGCACCCACTTCCGAAACGCAGGCCCCTGCAGCGGTCTCCTGGGGTTCTTCGGCACCGGTAGGCATCGGGATCCATGCATCAGCTCAATTGTCCCAAATGCCTTACCGTTTTGACCGGTCACTGGACACCGAACAGGTTTTTCCTACCGGAGAACTGGATGCCGACCTGCAGCAGGTAGATCTGCGGAAGACCAACAGCTGGCGATTGAAACTGGGCGAAATCGAGCCCCTGGAAATGCTGGAAGTACAACTAATCAATGCGGTTGCTCCCTTCGTCCTCAACAACCGGCTGGTCCCGTTGATGAAAAAAGATTATACCGGCCAAAAGCATATCGTCAATGTCACAGCCATGGAAGGAAAGTTCTACCGGTTTACCAAGGAAGAACGTCATCCGCATACCAATATGGCCAAGGCGGCCCTGAATATGCTAACCCACACTTCAGCCGGTGACCTGGCCAAACAGGGCATCTATATGAATGCCGTCGATACGGGATGGGTCACTGATGAAGACCCGGTTGAACTGGCACAACGTAAGATCAAAGATCACGACTTCCAGCCTCCATTGGACATTGTCGA